A portion of the Flavobacterium limnophilum genome contains these proteins:
- a CDS encoding ABC transporter ATPase — MYIPFENLPEESKIWIYQSNRKFSDAEFSEIENDVKSFLESWESHSVSLESSYQMKYNRFIIIAVNQEVQAASGCSIDNSVQFIQKLEQKYNVDLLDKMNVTFKNGEHIAHKTLIDFKKMAKEKAVTENTIVFNNLVNTIQEYNESWEVPAMDSWHSRFF, encoded by the coding sequence ATGTATATTCCTTTTGAAAATTTACCCGAAGAATCCAAAATCTGGATTTATCAATCTAATAGAAAATTTTCGGATGCAGAATTTTCCGAAATTGAAAACGACGTGAAATCTTTTCTGGAAAGTTGGGAATCACACAGTGTAAGCCTGGAATCGTCGTATCAAATGAAATACAACCGATTCATTATTATTGCCGTAAACCAGGAAGTACAAGCCGCATCAGGTTGTTCGATAGACAATTCAGTGCAATTTATCCAAAAATTGGAACAAAAATACAATGTGGATTTGTTGGATAAAATGAATGTTACTTTCAAAAATGGGGAACACATTGCGCACAAAACCTTGATTGATTTCAAAAAAATGGCCAAGGAAAAAGCCGTTACCGAAAACACCATCGTTTTTAATAATTTGGTCAATACCATCCAAGAATACAACGAATCCTGGGAAGTTCCAGCCATGGACAGCTGGCACAGTCGTTTTTTCTAA
- a CDS encoding N-acetylmuramoyl-L-alanine amidase family protein: MYIINKFKLQFAFFLTIVSFVSYGQSNLFRVTLDAGHGDHDFGAVYSGRVEKNINLAIVLKVGKLLEQNPKIDVIYTRKTDVFIGLEERANIANRADAHIFVSIHCNANKNTAADGTETYVMGMSKVASNLEAAKKENSVITLEKDYKQKYGGFDPNSPEATIGIDLMAEEYLDNSITLASKVEEGFASLGKKIRHGGVKQAPFMVLHKAYMPRVLVETGFLSNPVEGEVLNSEEGQIEVARAIADAIINYKNEYFGNGGTDSDMDKPSQKISVKPAKDSSLPAKPKPNLEVPVIKKSVNNKDSTAVIFKVQLSASIKKVELTPSNFNGLKDISIESGVNLYKYMYGETSNYDEAKKLLQEAKSKGYSSAYLIAFKNGEKISVQEALK; encoded by the coding sequence ATGTATATAATAAATAAATTCAAGTTGCAATTCGCTTTTTTTCTAACGATTGTTTCATTTGTTTCTTATGGTCAGTCCAATCTTTTCAGGGTAACATTGGACGCAGGCCATGGAGACCACGATTTTGGAGCCGTTTATAGCGGGCGTGTCGAAAAAAACATAAATCTGGCAATTGTACTTAAAGTTGGAAAGTTGTTGGAACAAAATCCTAAAATTGACGTGATTTATACTCGAAAAACTGACGTTTTCATAGGTTTAGAAGAAAGAGCAAATATAGCCAATCGCGCCGATGCCCATATTTTTGTTTCCATTCATTGCAATGCCAACAAAAATACCGCCGCCGATGGAACCGAGACCTACGTAATGGGTATGAGTAAAGTGGCTTCCAATCTTGAAGCGGCCAAAAAAGAGAACTCTGTTATTACTTTGGAAAAAGATTATAAACAAAAATACGGAGGATTTGATCCCAATTCTCCCGAAGCCACGATTGGAATAGATTTGATGGCGGAAGAATATTTAGATAACAGCATTACATTGGCCAGTAAAGTAGAAGAGGGGTTCGCTTCTTTAGGCAAGAAAATAAGACATGGCGGAGTCAAACAAGCACCATTTATGGTACTGCACAAAGCGTATATGCCGAGAGTTTTGGTAGAAACAGGCTTTCTTTCCAATCCTGTTGAAGGAGAAGTCCTGAATTCTGAGGAAGGACAAATCGAAGTTGCCAGAGCCATCGCAGATGCAATCATTAATTATAAAAACGAATACTTTGGAAACGGAGGCACTGACAGTGATATGGATAAACCTTCCCAGAAAATAAGTGTAAAACCAGCAAAAGACAGCTCTTTGCCAGCAAAACCAAAACCAAATTTGGAAGTTCCCGTAATAAAAAAGTCGGTGAACAATAAAGATAGTACGGCCGTCATTTTTAAAGTGCAATTATCGGCAAGTATTAAAAAAGTGGAATTGACACCTAGCAATTTTAATGGATTGAAAGATATTTCAATAGAATCCGGTGTTAATCTATATAAATACATGTATGGAGAGACTTCCAATTACGATGAAGCAAAAAAACTGTTGCAGGAAGCAAAATCAAAAGGATACAGTTCTGCCTATTTGATTGCTTTTAAAAACGGAGAAAAGATTAGCGTTCAAGAGGCCCTTAAATAA
- a CDS encoding TonB-dependent receptor: protein MTKYFFILTVLMTIASNSQNTLKAVVKNGNTGELLVGAKAQIRNTDSEKTTDKNGFVALENIPNGKQQIAFSCAGYESKIESLDFPLSINDTLQISLESTEGTELTEVVVQSTRTSRTIKNTPTRIEIMDGEELDEKSNMKVANVSVVLQESTGINVQQTSATSGNASIRMQGLDGRYSQLLKDGYANFGNFASGLSVLEIPPLDLQQIEVIKGPVSTLYGGGAIAGVIDFISKKPKTEGEYDIILNQSNVGQSNIGAYASKRKGKFGYTLMGLANFQQAYDVDKDGFSEIPKGTNFTVNPQLFYYPTENSSLMIGNSFSKGDLRGGDMQVIKGDSDGIHTYFEENNTIRNTTTVEFDKKFENKNSFKLKQSLNLFDRKINIPNYLFSGVNTNTYTDASYVWNKEKFTLLGGINLIYDNFKQKDSALLDSKSFTTGAYIQHTWDVAENIKLESGLRLDNVHYSNPNYSKNQAFVLPRISALFKINRQWSSRVTGGSGYKIPSVFTEQTETMQYQNILALNNVVAEKSIGGTFDVNFNRRITNDLSFSMNHMFFSTKINKPLVLQNNNAGYFFVNADNPVTSNGFESNLKFIYDQDVKLFVGYTFTDVKAKYLEGHQFLPLVPKNKLNLILMYEKEDNFKIGLEGYFTDHQYLYNGYQTPTFWKFGAMAQKTIWENYNFFINFENFTDTRQSNYKRVVNGPANSPTFDEIWTYTEGFVFNFGVKMKF from the coding sequence ATGACAAAATATTTTTTTATTTTGACTGTTTTGATGACTATTGCATCAAACAGTCAAAACACTTTGAAGGCCGTTGTTAAAAATGGCAATACAGGCGAACTATTGGTTGGTGCAAAAGCACAAATTAGGAATACTGACAGTGAGAAAACCACTGATAAAAACGGTTTTGTAGCACTTGAAAATATTCCGAACGGCAAACAACAAATTGCTTTTAGCTGTGCAGGATACGAATCAAAAATAGAATCTTTAGACTTCCCATTATCCATTAACGACACCTTGCAAATAAGCCTTGAATCCACAGAAGGCACTGAGTTAACCGAAGTTGTCGTGCAATCTACCCGCACCAGTAGAACCATAAAAAATACACCGACACGCATTGAAATTATGGATGGAGAAGAGCTGGACGAAAAAAGCAACATGAAAGTAGCCAACGTGTCTGTGGTTCTTCAGGAAAGCACTGGAATTAATGTGCAACAAACCTCTGCTACCAGCGGGAATGCAAGCATTCGGATGCAAGGTTTAGACGGTCGATATTCGCAACTTCTTAAAGATGGGTATGCCAATTTCGGAAACTTTGCCAGTGGTCTTAGTGTTTTGGAAATCCCTCCTTTAGATTTGCAGCAGATTGAAGTAATAAAAGGACCAGTATCTACTTTGTATGGCGGTGGTGCCATTGCAGGGGTTATCGATTTTATTTCCAAAAAACCAAAAACAGAAGGAGAATATGATATAATACTCAATCAATCCAATGTGGGACAATCCAATATAGGAGCTTATGCTTCTAAAAGAAAAGGAAAGTTTGGCTATACCCTAATGGGATTGGCTAATTTCCAGCAAGCCTATGACGTTGACAAGGATGGTTTTTCTGAAATTCCAAAGGGGACTAATTTTACCGTAAATCCTCAATTGTTTTATTACCCAACCGAAAATTCCTCATTGATGATTGGAAATAGTTTTTCGAAAGGAGATCTTAGAGGTGGCGATATGCAGGTCATAAAAGGGGATTCAGACGGGATTCATACTTATTTTGAAGAAAATAATACCATAAGAAATACGACTACGGTTGAATTCGACAAAAAATTTGAAAATAAAAATAGTTTCAAATTGAAACAAAGTTTAAACCTTTTCGACCGAAAAATTAATATCCCAAATTATTTGTTCTCAGGGGTAAACACCAATACTTATACAGACGCTTCCTATGTTTGGAACAAGGAAAAATTTACTCTTTTGGGAGGGATAAATCTAATTTACGATAATTTCAAACAAAAAGATAGCGCCCTATTGGATTCAAAATCCTTCACTACGGGAGCATACATTCAGCATACTTGGGATGTTGCCGAAAATATAAAATTAGAAAGCGGCTTGCGTTTGGATAATGTACACTATTCCAACCCGAATTATTCTAAAAATCAAGCCTTTGTGTTGCCAAGAATTTCGGCATTATTCAAAATAAATCGCCAATGGAGCAGCAGGGTTACTGGCGGTTCAGGGTATAAAATCCCTTCTGTTTTCACGGAACAAACGGAAACAATGCAATACCAAAATATTTTGGCATTAAACAATGTCGTGGCTGAAAAAAGTATTGGAGGAACATTTGACGTCAATTTTAATAGACGAATAACCAATGATTTGTCGTTTAGCATGAATCACATGTTTTTTTCAACAAAGATTAATAAACCCTTGGTTTTACAAAATAATAATGCTGGGTATTTCTTTGTTAATGCTGATAATCCTGTTACTAGCAATGGTTTTGAAAGCAATCTTAAATTTATTTATGATCAAGATGTAAAACTTTTTGTGGGATATACATTCACTGATGTAAAAGCAAAATACCTTGAAGGCCACCAATTTTTACCCTTGGTGCCCAAAAACAAGTTAAATTTGATACTGATGTATGAGAAGGAAGATAATTTTAAAATTGGACTAGAAGGCTATTTCACGGATCACCAATATTTATACAATGGTTATCAAACACCGACATTCTGGAAATTTGGAGCAATGGCTCAAAAGACAATATGGGAAAACTACAATTTTTTCATAAACTTTGAAAATTTCACCGATACCAGGCAAAGTAATTACAAAAGGGTGGTTAATGGTCCAGCCAACAGTCCTACTTTTGATGAGATTTGGACCTATACAGAAGGTTTTGTATTCAATTTTGGGGTTAAAATGAAATTTTAA
- a CDS encoding (Fe-S)-binding protein, whose amino-acid sequence MSEVLIVPTMAEMMTQGKQPEVLFWVGCAGSFDDRSKKITKAFVRILNRANVSFAVLGTEESCTGDPAKRAGNEFLFQMQAMMNIEVLNGYEVKKIVTACPHCFNTLKNEYPELGGKYEVLHHTEFLKSLLDDGRLTIEGGQFKGKRITFHDPCYLGRANKVYEAPRDLIQKLDAELVEMKRSRANGLCCGAGGAQMFKDAEPGNKEINVERTEEALETAPDIIAAGCPFCNTMMTDGIKNKEKEGSVKVMDIAELIANAQDL is encoded by the coding sequence ATGTCAGAAGTTTTAATAGTACCAACAATGGCCGAAATGATGACCCAAGGAAAACAACCAGAAGTGCTGTTTTGGGTGGGTTGTGCTGGAAGTTTTGATGATAGATCCAAAAAAATAACCAAGGCGTTTGTGCGAATCTTGAATCGTGCCAATGTTTCTTTCGCTGTTTTGGGAACCGAAGAAAGTTGTACCGGTGATCCTGCAAAAAGAGCAGGAAACGAGTTCTTGTTTCAGATGCAGGCCATGATGAACATCGAAGTCTTGAATGGCTATGAAGTCAAAAAAATCGTTACCGCTTGCCCGCATTGTTTCAATACCTTGAAAAACGAATATCCGGAATTGGGAGGGAAATATGAAGTTTTACATCACACCGAATTCCTGAAATCCTTGTTGGACGACGGAAGATTAACCATTGAAGGCGGACAATTTAAAGGAAAACGCATTACCTTTCATGATCCTTGTTATTTGGGAAGAGCCAATAAAGTCTATGAAGCTCCTCGCGATTTAATTCAAAAATTGGATGCCGAATTGGTCGAAATGAAACGTTCCCGTGCCAATGGATTATGTTGCGGAGCCGGTGGTGCGCAAATGTTCAAGGATGCCGAACCTGGAAACAAGGAAATCAATGTCGAAAGAACCGAAGAAGCGCTAGAAACAGCTCCAGATATTATTGCTGCAGGTTGTCCGTTTTGCAACACCATGATGACCGACGGCATCAAAAACAAAGAAAAAGAAGGCTCGGTAAAAGTGATGGACATCGCTGAACTCATTGCCAACGCACAAGATTTATAA
- a CDS encoding RidA family protein, with protein sequence MKKIIFTENAPAPIGPYNQAVLTGNTLYTSGQIAIDPKTGELVTANIEAETKQVMENMKAVLEAAGMTFENVVKTSIFIMNMGDFGTINTVYGSYFNEKTAPARETVQVAGLPKNVNVEISMIAVL encoded by the coding sequence ATGAAAAAAATAATTTTTACCGAAAATGCTCCAGCGCCAATTGGTCCTTATAACCAAGCGGTTCTTACAGGAAACACCCTTTACACTTCTGGACAAATCGCAATAGATCCAAAAACCGGAGAATTGGTTACAGCCAACATTGAGGCCGAAACCAAACAAGTCATGGAAAACATGAAAGCAGTGCTCGAAGCTGCCGGAATGACTTTTGAAAATGTGGTAAAAACATCCATTTTCATAATGAATATGGGCGATTTTGGAACCATCAATACGGTTTACGGTTCTTATTTCAACGAAAAAACCGCTCCAGCTCGTGAAACGGTTCAAGTGGCTGGTTTGCCAAAAAACGTAAATGTCGAAATTTCTATGATTGCGGTGTTATAG
- a CDS encoding (Fe-S)-binding protein has translation MGYLDNILFAILLFVGFGYFYLNVKKIIRNINLGTAVNRKDNPKARWRNMAMIALGQSKMVKRPVAGILHIIVYVGFVIINIELLEIIIDGLFGTHRIFAPIGIVYDVLIGSFEILALLVLVAVLAFWTRRNIIKLKRFANKDLTGFPKSDANYILYFEIVLMSLFLLMNATDLHLQNVPGGFSHFMKAGSFPISQFIEPLFNGMSNELVLLLNEVFWWLHIVGILCFMNYLYFSKHLHILLAFPNTYFANLNPEGQFDNLESVTNEVKLMMDPNADPYATPAPAENEVPSKFGASDIQDLNWVQLLNAYTCTECGRCTSACPANITGKKLSPRKIMMDTRDRIEEVGKNIDANKGIFVPDNKSLLNDYITPEELWACTSCNACVEECPVNISPLSIIMDMRRYLVMEQSAAPTSLNAMMSNIENNGAPWQYNQQDRLNWKNEI, from the coding sequence ATGGGCTATTTGGACAATATATTATTTGCAATACTGCTGTTTGTAGGATTTGGTTATTTTTATTTGAATGTAAAAAAAATAATCCGAAACATCAATCTGGGTACTGCCGTAAATCGTAAAGACAATCCCAAAGCTCGTTGGAGAAATATGGCAATGATTGCGCTTGGGCAATCCAAAATGGTAAAAAGACCTGTTGCAGGAATACTTCACATCATTGTTTACGTTGGTTTTGTCATCATCAATATCGAATTGTTGGAAATTATTATTGATGGTTTATTTGGAACTCACAGGATTTTTGCACCTATCGGAATCGTTTATGATGTTCTAATCGGTTCTTTTGAAATACTTGCTTTGTTGGTTTTAGTAGCCGTTCTTGCTTTTTGGACAAGAAGAAATATCATCAAGCTGAAACGTTTTGCCAATAAAGATTTAACCGGTTTTCCTAAAAGTGACGCCAATTATATTCTGTATTTCGAGATCGTTTTGATGTCATTGTTCTTGTTGATGAACGCCACAGACTTGCATTTGCAAAACGTGCCTGGTGGATTTTCCCATTTCATGAAAGCAGGTTCTTTTCCAATAAGCCAATTTATCGAACCTTTATTTAATGGAATGTCCAATGAATTGGTTCTGTTGCTTAACGAAGTTTTTTGGTGGTTGCACATCGTCGGGATTTTGTGTTTCATGAATTATTTGTATTTCTCCAAACACCTACATATCTTGTTGGCTTTCCCAAATACTTATTTTGCCAACCTTAATCCAGAAGGACAATTCGACAATTTAGAATCCGTTACCAATGAGGTAAAATTGATGATGGATCCCAATGCCGATCCTTATGCGACCCCAGCTCCAGCAGAAAATGAAGTTCCTTCCAAATTTGGTGCCAGCGACATCCAAGATTTGAATTGGGTGCAATTGTTGAATGCTTATACTTGCACGGAATGTGGTCGTTGTACTTCGGCTTGTCCCGCCAATATCACTGGGAAAAAATTATCGCCTCGTAAAATTATGATGGACACGAGAGATAGAATAGAAGAAGTGGGAAAAAACATTGATGCCAATAAAGGAATTTTTGTTCCTGACAACAAATCATTGTTGAATGATTACATCACGCCCGAAGAGTTGTGGGCTTGTACTTCATGTAATGCTTGTGTCGAGGAATGTCCTGTAAATATCAGTCCGCTTTCGATTATCATGGATATGAGACGCTATCTGGTAATGGAACAAAGTGCCGCGCCAACCTCATTGAACGCCATGATGAGCAATATAGAAAACAACGGTGCGCCATGGCAATACAACCAACAAGACCGATTGAACTGGAAAAACGAAATATAG
- a CDS encoding MlaD family protein produces the protein MKLTREIKTAILVISSILLFIWGYSYIKGKDLFTNYKTLYVEYDNVEGIVKSASVTLNGLVVGNISNITINQNTGKILVELQLKTDFPISKSSKAAIYEPGFIAGKQIAIYPNYADKTIVDDGDMLKGEITAGITESLKEKLVPLQEKFEKLIRNSDELVISFKNVMDKQGQADLKKSLSELSKTIEEFHKASANVNSMLADNKSKINGTVSNFNKISSDFSKISDSLNKANLGQTAKNLEKTLASVDKIMANLQAGKGSMGKMLNDEALYNNLSKTSKELELLLEDVRLNPTRYVNVSVFGKKNKPYVAPVNDTVAKAKN, from the coding sequence TTGAAATTAACACGAGAAATTAAAACCGCCATATTAGTCATTTCGTCTATTTTACTCTTTATTTGGGGTTACAGCTATATAAAAGGAAAAGACCTTTTTACCAATTACAAAACTTTATACGTCGAATACGATAATGTAGAGGGAATAGTAAAATCAGCTTCCGTAACGCTTAACGGCCTTGTTGTAGGTAATATCAGCAATATTACAATTAACCAGAATACTGGAAAAATTTTAGTTGAATTACAATTAAAAACCGACTTTCCTATTTCTAAATCGAGTAAAGCAGCCATATACGAACCTGGATTTATAGCAGGAAAACAAATTGCCATTTATCCCAATTATGCCGACAAAACAATTGTGGACGATGGCGATATGTTAAAAGGGGAGATAACGGCAGGGATTACGGAATCCTTAAAAGAAAAATTGGTGCCACTTCAAGAAAAATTCGAGAAGTTGATTCGCAACTCGGATGAGTTGGTGATCAGTTTCAAGAACGTAATGGACAAGCAAGGGCAAGCCGATTTGAAAAAAAGTCTGTCTGAATTAAGCAAAACCATAGAGGAATTTCACAAGGCTTCCGCAAACGTGAACAGCATGTTGGCCGACAACAAAAGCAAAATAAATGGAACGGTAAGCAACTTTAACAAAATATCCAGCGACTTTTCCAAAATCTCCGATTCCCTGAACAAAGCTAATTTAGGGCAAACAGCCAAAAATCTTGAAAAAACTTTGGCCAGTGTCGATAAAATTATGGCAAATCTTCAAGCCGGAAAAGGGTCTATGGGCAAAATGTTGAATGATGAAGCTTTGTACAATAATTTATCAAAAACTTCAAAAGAATTGGAATTGCTGTTGGAAGATGTTCGTCTAAATCCAACACGATACGTGAATGTTTCTGTTTTTGGAAAGAAAAACAAACCTTATGTTGCTCCTGTAAACGATACAGTTGCCAAAGCTAAAAACTAG
- a CDS encoding methylglyoxal synthase: MEIAIIAHDGKKADMVQFLNKNKHILDRDSITIIATGTTGGKAESVGFKVKKMLSGPQGGDAQIAARVAEGKTKMVLFFKDPLSSHAHESDVNMLLRVCDVHNVPLATNEASAQLFLNAITPQS, from the coding sequence ATGGAAATAGCAATTATTGCCCACGATGGAAAAAAGGCTGACATGGTCCAGTTTTTGAATAAAAACAAACATATCCTGGATCGAGACAGCATTACAATTATAGCCACCGGAACCACGGGAGGCAAGGCAGAAAGTGTGGGTTTCAAAGTGAAAAAAATGCTTTCGGGACCACAAGGCGGTGATGCGCAAATTGCGGCAAGGGTTGCGGAAGGCAAGACTAAAATGGTTTTGTTTTTTAAAGATCCATTGTCCAGTCACGCACACGAATCCGATGTGAATATGTTACTGCGTGTTTGCGATGTCCACAATGTGCCATTGGCAACAAACGAGGCATCGGCACAATTGTTTTTGAATGCTATAACACCGCAATCATAG
- a CDS encoding putative LPS assembly protein LptD, producing MTRQKTSHIFTKIALKPLNTNLFNIVLLSIFLTTGTCNLYSQDITNKTKTIPAKKQKVSSNLTPENKDNTAPTAKTETDTLKKDSIQPKAILEGKVKYNAENYVKIEQKKKLITLYDKAELYYQDIELKAGIIVMNYEKNEVYAGRIKDSTGKYTQFPNFKQGENVIEPDSIRFNFKTKKALIWNSRTDQGEFKVKAAITKKENDSVYFLKGARFTTSTDVDNPEYYFQTSKVKFIPGKKVVTGLTHMVIANVPTPIALPFAFFPMSKETSVSGILLPSYNDSNTRGFSLQNGGYYFALSDNYDLTVLGDYYTNGSYAMRFESSYAKRYKYRGNLNFRFENLINSERGYPDYSKQNIYNLQWSHSKDSKGSPNSSFTASVNMGSSKYFQQSINQTNIGSNLNNTLSSSISYSKTFNGNVGSRLSLSATHSQNTQTSEINMTLPDLQYSVDRIYPFVGKDGVKKGFFKNINLLYNLSGKNSFVTTDSLFFKPEMFNEAQIGAKHSIPLSTNFKLFKYFSGSASANYDEVWYLKTIQRAYDPNQAQVVDKTMNGFDAYRTYNFSSSLGTTIYGTFNFGADKKIQSIRHVMRPSVSYGYTPSFEKYFDTYATDASGKTTKDYTRFEGGIFGAPSNSNSNRMGFDLSNTFEAKVTDKDTTKLEAKKIMLLNNLNLSTGYDLNADGVNTLAWDPVRVSGGTQFFDNKLNMNFGTTLDPYAIDNSGKRINVYNINNGGSLFRMTSANLTMNYSISSKKDDKDKDKNKQSERNGGRDDDLFGRNTIDHVRGGSQINEEEDDGEDAITEFFTTKLPWDMTFAYSLTYGNNNRESKITGNSIMVSANTDLTPKWKVGVSTGYDFVQNGVTYTQLRFERDLLSWRMDFNWQPFGEQANWSFFIGIKSGILSDIKYDKRSTSNR from the coding sequence TTGACACGTCAAAAAACAAGCCATATTTTTACAAAAATAGCATTAAAACCTTTGAATACAAACTTATTTAATATCGTTTTATTATCAATTTTCCTAACGACGGGAACTTGTAATTTATATTCGCAAGATATAACGAACAAAACTAAAACGATACCCGCTAAAAAACAAAAAGTCAGTTCCAATTTAACTCCTGAGAACAAGGACAATACCGCTCCAACTGCAAAAACTGAAACGGATACCCTAAAAAAAGACAGCATTCAACCCAAGGCAATTTTGGAAGGCAAAGTAAAATATAATGCCGAAAATTATGTCAAAATTGAACAAAAGAAAAAGCTGATCACTTTATATGACAAAGCCGAATTGTACTATCAAGACATTGAGTTGAAAGCAGGAATCATAGTCATGAATTACGAGAAAAATGAGGTCTATGCCGGTCGAATAAAAGACTCCACAGGTAAATATACGCAATTTCCCAACTTCAAGCAGGGCGAAAATGTCATAGAACCTGATTCGATTCGATTTAATTTTAAAACCAAGAAAGCCTTGATTTGGAATTCAAGAACAGACCAAGGCGAGTTCAAGGTCAAGGCGGCCATCACAAAAAAGGAAAATGATTCCGTTTATTTCTTGAAAGGGGCGCGATTTACAACATCTACAGACGTCGACAACCCCGAATATTATTTCCAGACCAGCAAAGTTAAATTTATTCCCGGCAAAAAAGTGGTTACCGGATTGACCCACATGGTTATCGCCAACGTGCCCACTCCAATTGCCTTGCCCTTCGCCTTTTTTCCGATGAGCAAGGAAACCAGTGTTTCGGGAATCTTGTTGCCAAGTTACAACGATTCGAATACCAGGGGATTTTCGTTGCAAAATGGGGGTTATTATTTTGCGCTGAGCGACAATTATGACTTGACGGTTTTAGGAGATTATTACACCAACGGAAGTTATGCCATGCGTTTTGAATCCTCTTATGCCAAAAGATATAAATATAGAGGAAATTTAAACTTTAGATTCGAAAATTTAATCAACAGCGAAAGAGGCTACCCTGATTATTCAAAGCAAAATATCTACAACCTTCAGTGGTCGCATTCAAAAGATTCAAAAGGAAGTCCCAATTCCAGCTTTACGGCCTCGGTTAATATGGGAAGCAGCAAATATTTTCAACAATCCATCAATCAAACCAATATAGGGTCAAATTTAAACAACACCTTAAGTTCTTCTATTTCATACAGCAAAACTTTCAACGGAAATGTCGGATCCAGATTATCTTTGTCTGCAACGCATTCACAAAACACCCAAACTTCAGAAATCAACATGACATTGCCTGATTTGCAATACAGCGTAGATCGTATTTACCCTTTTGTGGGGAAAGATGGCGTCAAAAAAGGCTTTTTCAAGAATATTAATTTACTGTACAATTTAAGCGGGAAAAATAGTTTCGTGACAACGGATTCCCTGTTCTTCAAACCCGAGATGTTTAATGAAGCGCAAATTGGGGCCAAACATTCGATTCCGTTAAGCACCAATTTCAAATTATTCAAATATTTCAGCGGTTCAGCTTCCGCCAATTACGACGAAGTTTGGTATTTGAAAACCATTCAAAGAGCATATGATCCGAATCAAGCCCAAGTAGTCGACAAAACAATGAATGGTTTTGATGCTTATCGCACCTACAATTTTTCAAGCAGTTTGGGAACCACTATTTACGGAACGTTTAATTTTGGAGCCGATAAAAAAATACAATCCATTCGACACGTAATGCGTCCATCGGTTTCCTATGGTTATACTCCTAGTTTCGAAAAATACTTTGACACCTATGCCACTGATGCCAGCGGAAAAACAACAAAGGATTACACCCGATTTGAAGGCGGTATTTTTGGTGCACCATCCAATTCCAATTCCAATCGAATGGGATTTGATTTGAGCAATACTTTTGAAGCGAAAGTTACCGACAAAGACACCACAAAACTGGAAGCCAAAAAAATTATGCTGCTCAACAACTTGAATCTTTCCACCGGTTACGACCTCAATGCGGATGGCGTGAACACCTTGGCCTGGGATCCTGTCCGAGTAAGTGGCGGAACACAATTCTTTGACAATAAGTTAAACATGAATTTCGGAACAACCTTAGACCCGTATGCCATCGACAATTCCGGGAAACGAATCAACGTCTACAATATCAACAACGGTGGAAGTTTGTTTAGAATGACCAGCGCCAACTTGACGATGAATTATTCCATTTCAAGCAAAAAAGACGACAAAGACAAAGATAAAAACAAACAAAGCGAAAGAAATGGAGGTCGTGATGACGATTTGTTTGGAAGAAATACCATCGATCATGTCAGGGGTGGAAGTCAAATTAACGAGGAAGAAGACGACGGAGAAGATGCAATAACCGAGTTTTTTACCACAAAATTACCATGGGACATGACATTTGCCTATTCGTTGACTTATGGAAACAATAATAGAGAAAGTAAAATAACAGGAAATTCGATAATGGTTTCGGCCAATACCGATTTGACACCAAAATGGAAAGTCGGCGTTTCAACCGGATATGATTTTGTGCAAAATGGCGTTACCTACACCCAACTTCGTTTTGAAAGGGATTTGTTGAGCTGGAGAATGGATTTCAACTGGCAACCTTTTGGCGAGCAGGCCAACTGGAGTTTCTTCATCGGTATAAAATCAGGCATCTTGAGTGACATCAAATACGACAAACGAAGCACAAGCAACAGATAA